From the genome of Scytonema hofmannii PCC 7110, one region includes:
- a CDS encoding glucose-1-phosphate adenylyltransferase, with amino-acid sequence MKSVLAIILGGGAGTRLYPLTKLRAKPAVPVAGKYRLIDIPVSNCINSEIFKIYVLTQFNSASLNRHIARTYNFAGFNEGFVEVLAAQQTPENLSWFQGTADAVRQYLWLMEEWDVEDYLILSGDHLYRMDYRQFVQRHRDTGADITLSVLPIDDRRASDFGLVKIDESGRIVNFSEKPKGEAKAEMRVDTTVLGLTPEQAQEQPYIASMGIYVFKKDALIKLLKESSERTDFGKEIIPAAAIDHNIQAYLFEGYWEDIGTIEAFYHANLALTQQPMPPFSFYDEHAPIYTRARYLPPTKMLDCQVVESMIGEGCILKSCRIEHSVLGVRSRIEAGCVIQDTLIMGADFYQPFAERQSDCERIPVPVGIGPNTTIRRAIIDKNARIGCDVHIVNKDNVQESEKESQGFYIRSGITVVLKNAVIPDGTVI; translated from the coding sequence GTGAAAAGTGTTTTAGCTATCATTCTTGGGGGGGGTGCAGGTACCCGCCTTTATCCTCTGACTAAGTTACGTGCAAAACCAGCTGTACCTGTTGCAGGGAAATATCGACTCATCGATATCCCTGTTAGTAATTGTATAAACTCCGAGATCTTCAAAATTTACGTTCTGACACAATTCAACTCAGCTTCTTTGAACCGTCATATTGCCCGTACTTACAACTTTGCTGGCTTTAATGAAGGTTTTGTGGAAGTTCTAGCCGCACAGCAAACACCCGAAAACCTCAGCTGGTTCCAAGGTACAGCTGATGCAGTTCGGCAATACCTGTGGTTGATGGAAGAATGGGACGTAGAAGACTATCTCATCCTTTCTGGAGATCACTTGTATCGGATGGATTACCGTCAATTTGTTCAGCGTCACAGAGACACGGGAGCTGATATTACATTGTCGGTGCTACCCATTGATGACCGTCGCGCTTCTGATTTTGGTTTGGTTAAAATTGATGAATCCGGTAGGATCGTCAACTTTAGCGAAAAACCCAAAGGCGAAGCCAAAGCTGAAATGCGTGTTGATACAACTGTGCTGGGGTTGACTCCAGAACAAGCTCAAGAACAGCCCTATATTGCTTCAATGGGCATTTATGTTTTTAAAAAAGATGCTTTGATTAAATTGTTGAAAGAGTCCTCAGAAAGGACAGATTTTGGAAAAGAAATTATTCCAGCCGCAGCTATCGACCATAACATTCAAGCTTATTTATTTGAGGGTTACTGGGAAGATATTGGAACTATTGAAGCATTCTACCATGCCAATTTGGCCCTGACTCAGCAACCCATGCCACCCTTTAGTTTCTACGACGAACACGCGCCAATTTATACTCGTGCTCGTTACTTACCACCCACTAAAATGTTAGACTGCCAAGTGGTAGAATCCATGATTGGTGAGGGATGTATTCTCAAGAGTTGCCGAATTGAACACTCGGTTTTGGGTGTGCGCTCGCGTATTGAGGCTGGGTGTGTGATTCAAGATACCCTGATTATGGGAGCTGATTTTTATCAACCTTTTGCCGAACGCCAATCAGATTGCGAACGAATTCCAGTTCCTGTGGGAATAGGTCCTAATACGACAATTCGTCGTGCCATTATTGATAAAAATGCTCGGATTGGTTGCGATGTTCATATCGTCAACAAGGATAATGTCCAAGAATCTGAGAAAGAAAGTCAAGGCTTTTACATTCGTAGCGGTATCACTGTAGTGCTGAAGAATGCCGTTATTCCTGATGGAACAGTGATTTAA
- a CDS encoding DnaJ C-terminal domain-containing protein, whose product MASTDFKDYYATLGVSKTATQEEVKQAFRKLARKYHPDVNPGNKQAEARFKEINEAYEVLSDLDKRKKYDQFGQYWKQASEGFPSGGAGVDMGGFDFSQYGSFDEFINELLGRFGGSASPRGGRQTYSYRTSTSGPSGFGGFSDFGTQDVGSAGATQDSEAAITLNFSEAFHGVQKHINLGSEVIDVRIPAGAKTGSRLRVRGKGPVNPFTQQRGDLYLKVELQPHSVFQFEGDNLVCEIPITPDEAVLGASVEVPTPDGMVTVKIPVGVRSGQSLRLRGKGWPQPRGGRGDQFIKVAIVPPKDITPQEREYYEKIRAARTFNPRANLQHIRL is encoded by the coding sequence ATGGCTTCAACCGATTTCAAAGACTACTACGCAACATTGGGAGTTAGTAAAACTGCCACTCAAGAAGAAGTTAAGCAAGCTTTTCGTAAATTAGCTCGCAAATACCATCCTGATGTGAATCCCGGCAACAAGCAGGCTGAGGCACGCTTTAAGGAAATCAACGAAGCTTACGAAGTTTTGTCAGATTTAGACAAACGCAAAAAGTATGACCAATTTGGTCAATATTGGAAACAAGCATCTGAAGGCTTCCCGTCTGGTGGTGCTGGTGTTGACATGGGCGGTTTTGATTTTAGCCAGTATGGAAGTTTTGATGAATTTATCAATGAATTGTTAGGGCGCTTTGGCGGAAGTGCAAGTCCTCGTGGTGGGCGACAAACTTACAGCTATCGTACATCGACAAGTGGACCTAGTGGTTTTGGTGGTTTTAGTGACTTTGGAACTCAAGATGTTGGTTCTGCTGGTGCTACCCAAGATAGCGAAGCGGCAATTACCCTGAATTTCTCTGAAGCATTTCATGGCGTGCAAAAACACATCAACCTTGGCAGTGAAGTCATTGATGTTCGCATACCCGCAGGGGCAAAGACTGGCAGTCGTTTGCGTGTGAGGGGTAAAGGACCAGTTAACCCCTTCACACAGCAACGAGGTGATTTATATCTTAAGGTGGAGCTTCAACCCCATTCTGTGTTTCAATTTGAAGGTGATAATTTGGTATGTGAAATACCTATTACACCTGATGAAGCTGTTCTGGGCGCGTCTGTTGAAGTACCAACACCTGATGGTATGGTTACTGTTAAGATTCCTGTGGGAGTGCGATCTGGTCAATCTCTGCGCTTGCGTGGTAAAGGATGGCCTCAACCCAGAGGTGGACGTGGCGACCAGTTTATTAAAGTGGCGATCGTACCACCTAAAGATATTACTCCTCAAGAACGGGAGTATTATGAAAAAATCCGTGCGGCGCGTACTTTCAATCCCCGTGCTAATTTACAGCATATTAGGTTGTAG
- a CDS encoding putative 2-dehydropantoate 2-reductase translates to MSERSYAILGTGALGGFYGAKLQKAGLDVHFLLKSDYEYVSKSGLVIESKDGDFTLRQVNAYNDVEKMPQCDVVAIALKTTQNHLLPQMLLPLVKDDGVVLVLQNGLGVEEEVAKIVGNVRIIGGLCFLCSNKVGAGHIRHLDYGQITLGGYANGYDPTGITQKMRQIADDLKSAGISIELTEDLLLGRWKKLVWNIPYNGLSVILNARTDELMSYVHTRQLVEQLMYEVAAGSKSCGRIIGDRFIQTMLDYTVKMKPYRTSMKIDYDERRPMEVEAIFGNPLRKAHSRGVDLPQISCIYQQLKFLDEMRRVGDRENAEKL, encoded by the coding sequence ATGTCCGAGCGTAGTTACGCCATTTTAGGAACTGGTGCATTAGGTGGCTTTTATGGTGCCAAACTGCAAAAAGCTGGTTTAGATGTCCACTTTTTGCTGAAGAGTGATTATGAATATGTCAGTAAATCTGGTTTGGTTATTGAGTCAAAAGATGGTGATTTCACCCTTAGACAAGTCAACGCCTACAATGATGTAGAAAAAATGCCACAATGCGATGTGGTGGCGATCGCATTAAAGACGACACAAAACCATTTATTGCCGCAGATGTTACTGCCACTCGTCAAAGATGATGGGGTAGTGTTGGTATTGCAAAATGGACTGGGGGTGGAAGAAGAAGTTGCCAAAATAGTTGGCAATGTCCGCATTATTGGTGGGTTGTGTTTTCTCTGTTCCAATAAGGTTGGAGCAGGACATATCCGCCACCTCGACTATGGACAAATTACACTAGGGGGATATGCGAATGGCTACGATCCTACTGGGATTACACAGAAGATGCGGCAAATTGCCGATGACTTGAAGAGTGCTGGGATATCAATAGAATTAACTGAAGACTTATTACTAGGTCGATGGAAAAAATTGGTGTGGAATATTCCCTATAATGGACTGTCTGTAATTCTCAACGCTAGAACAGATGAATTAATGTCCTATGTCCACACCCGCCAATTAGTTGAACAGTTGATGTATGAAGTTGCAGCTGGGTCTAAAAGTTGTGGGCGCATCATTGGCGATCGCTTCATTCAAACAATGCTGGATTACACCGTAAAGATGAAGCCTTATCGTACCAGCATGAAAATTGACTACGACGAAAGGCGGCCGATGGAAGTCGAAGCAATTTTTGGGAACCCATTACGGAAAGCGCATTCTAGGGGTGTGGATTTACCGCAGATTAGCTGTATATACCAGCAGCTAAAGTTTTTGGATGAGATGAGAAGAGTCGGAGATCGGGAAAATGCAGAAAAACTTTAG
- a CDS encoding peroxiredoxin family protein, which yields MINSMNLNGLLNERFFRNFLPIPATNTLVVGQFVPDFQLPDINNGTTVKISSYRGKQPIILAFTRIFTEKHYCPFCFPHIKALNENYEEFQNRGIELLLITSTNQRESKIVVKDLGLKMPLLSDPSCRVFQTYEVGQALGAPLPAQFVLDKEGKLCYKHLFSFLDHNASVEQLLNFYI from the coding sequence ATGATAAATTCAATGAATCTAAACGGATTATTGAACGAGCGCTTTTTTCGTAACTTTCTACCAATACCTGCAACAAATACTTTAGTGGTAGGGCAATTTGTACCAGATTTTCAACTCCCAGATATCAATAACGGGACTACTGTAAAAATATCAAGCTACAGAGGAAAGCAACCAATAATACTTGCTTTTACTCGGATTTTTACAGAAAAACATTATTGTCCCTTTTGCTTTCCCCACATCAAAGCCTTAAATGAGAACTATGAAGAATTCCAAAATCGAGGTATAGAACTTTTGCTGATTACCAGTACAAATCAACGGGAAAGTAAGATAGTAGTCAAAGATTTAGGTTTAAAAATGCCATTGCTGAGCGATCCCAGTTGCCGTGTATTTCAAACATATGAAGTTGGGCAAGCTTTAGGAGCACCGTTACCAGCACAATTTGTGTTAGACAAAGAAGGCAAACTCTGCTACAAACATCTATTTTCATTCCTTGACCATAATGCTAGCGTGGAGCAGTTGCTGAATTTCTATATTTAG
- a CDS encoding peroxiredoxin: MPLSYPSEGCLRVGQQAPDFTATAVADQEFKTIKLSDYRGKYVVLFFYPLDFTFVCPTEITAFSDRHEEFKKINTEILGVSVDSEFSHLAWIQTDRKSGGVGDLNYPLVSDIKKEISAAYNVLDPAAGVALRGLFLIDKDGVIQHATINNLAFGRNVDETLRTLQAIQYVQSHPDEVCPAGWQPGDKTMVPDPVKSKVYFSAV, translated from the coding sequence ATGCCTCTTAGTTATCCATCAGAAGGATGCCTCCGTGTAGGTCAACAAGCTCCCGACTTCACAGCAACTGCTGTGGCAGATCAGGAATTCAAGACAATCAAACTTTCCGACTATCGGGGTAAGTACGTGGTACTGTTTTTCTACCCCCTAGACTTTACCTTTGTTTGTCCCACAGAAATCACAGCTTTTAGCGATCGCCACGAAGAATTCAAGAAAATTAACACTGAAATCCTTGGTGTTTCCGTTGACAGCGAGTTTTCTCACCTCGCATGGATTCAAACCGATCGCAAGTCTGGTGGAGTTGGAGACTTAAACTACCCCTTAGTTTCTGACATCAAGAAAGAGATTAGCGCAGCTTACAACGTTCTCGATCCAGCAGCCGGCGTTGCTTTACGCGGTTTGTTCCTCATCGACAAAGATGGTGTTATCCAGCACGCAACCATCAACAACCTAGCTTTTGGTCGTAACGTTGATGAAACTTTACGGACACTGCAAGCTATTCAATACGTTCAATCTCATCCCGATGAAGTTTGCCCTGCAGGTTGGCAACCAGGTGACAAGACAATGGTTCCCGACCCCGTGAAGTCCAAAGTCTACTTCTCTGCTGTGTAA
- a CDS encoding amylo-alpha-1,6-glucosidase: MVDLDTREWLLTNGLGSFASGTVSDIRTRTYHGWLFAATSPPSRRTLLLSHLEASLELPNRIMALGTNFWGSGQIEPKGYQLLRRFEINPVPKWIWGEDHWQITRLLVMPCGFVGSKEWGVGSGEENSHSPSLLSHRILIQYRYEGTDAATLRLRLLVSDRDFHHQQKAIPELQFSQMLGQQQVCLQAIISRSFGTPWQLRWTRGEYQADAVWYWNYGLPEETLRGLGDREDLFSPGYLTVRLNPGDAVTLEARVGFPNELHGTLTSDTFVEAVEAEQERLSQIFHRAMDKKTTNAPYPIPQAQIQQQLLQAADRFIVYRASIDGPTVIAGYHWFNDWGRDTLIALPGLALVPQRYDLAKGLLQTFGRYCHAGLIPNAFPDIGGEPFYNSLDAALWWIETLGLYLEATQDWQFLTEQYPVVQQIYKAFIGGTRYNIQVDSMDWLVGWYARSVALTWMDAVVAGEPVTPRRGKPVEINALWYSALCWASRWAEILSEHGTPEDSARFAKQALRYGQQAQQVKASLQKYWNSRLGYLYDTIEPDDRRNCQIRPNSVIALSLSHCAFSQEQGRQILDVARSHLLTPYGLRTLAPTDSEYVGQYTGNPQQRDRAYHQGTVWSWLIGPFIRAWERFYPQEPLPFDWQPLINHFLHEGCIGSISEIFDGDEPHKPKGAIAQAWSVAEVVRHIKL; encoded by the coding sequence ATGGTTGATTTAGATACAAGAGAATGGTTATTGACAAATGGCTTAGGAAGTTTTGCCAGTGGTACAGTGTCGGATATCCGCACTCGGACTTATCATGGCTGGCTGTTTGCCGCCACCAGTCCTCCCTCAAGGCGTACCCTGCTACTATCGCATCTAGAAGCCAGCCTCGAACTTCCAAATCGAATTATGGCACTAGGGACAAATTTTTGGGGTAGCGGTCAAATTGAGCCAAAAGGTTACCAACTCCTGCGCCGCTTTGAGATTAACCCAGTGCCAAAATGGATTTGGGGAGAAGACCACTGGCAAATAACGAGGCTTTTGGTCATGCCTTGTGGGTTTGTAGGGAGTAAGGAGTGGGGAGTAGGGAGTGGGGAAGAAAATTCTCATTCTCCATCTCTTCTCAGTCATCGGATTTTGATTCAGTACCGTTATGAGGGGACAGATGCTGCTACCTTGAGGCTGCGATTGCTTGTGAGCGATCGCGATTTTCACCACCAACAAAAAGCCATTCCAGAATTACAGTTTTCTCAAATGTTAGGGCAACAACAAGTTTGCTTGCAAGCTATTATTTCTAGAAGCTTTGGCACACCTTGGCAATTGCGGTGGACACGGGGAGAGTATCAAGCTGATGCAGTTTGGTACTGGAATTACGGTTTACCTGAGGAGACACTGCGAGGATTGGGCGATCGAGAAGATCTCTTCAGCCCAGGTTATTTAACTGTACGTCTCAATCCGGGTGATGCCGTCACACTAGAAGCACGAGTGGGTTTTCCCAACGAATTGCACGGCACTCTCACCTCAGATACTTTTGTAGAAGCTGTAGAAGCAGAACAAGAGCGACTGTCTCAAATTTTTCATAGGGCAATGGACAAGAAAACAACTAATGCCCCATACCCTATACCCCAAGCCCAAATACAGCAGCAACTCCTACAAGCCGCCGATCGATTTATCGTTTATCGTGCGTCAATTGATGGACCTACTGTCATTGCTGGATATCACTGGTTCAATGACTGGGGACGCGATACCTTAATTGCTTTACCCGGTTTGGCACTTGTTCCACAACGATATGATTTGGCAAAGGGACTTTTGCAAACCTTTGGGCGTTACTGTCACGCTGGTTTGATTCCCAATGCTTTTCCCGATATCGGTGGGGAGCCATTTTATAACAGTCTTGATGCAGCGCTATGGTGGATTGAAACTTTGGGGCTTTATTTAGAAGCGACTCAAGACTGGCAATTTTTGACAGAGCAATATCCTGTAGTACAACAGATATACAAAGCTTTTATTGGAGGAACTCGCTACAACATACAAGTGGATTCTATGGATTGGCTAGTTGGGTGGTACGCACGCAGTGTAGCTTTGACTTGGATGGACGCAGTGGTTGCAGGAGAACCGGTCACTCCTCGCCGTGGTAAGCCCGTTGAAATTAATGCCTTGTGGTACTCAGCGTTATGCTGGGCAAGTCGATGGGCAGAAATCTTGAGCGAGCATGGCACACCTGAAGATTCAGCGCGTTTTGCAAAACAAGCATTACGTTATGGGCAACAGGCACAACAGGTAAAAGCTTCGCTACAAAAATATTGGAATTCCCGATTGGGTTACTTGTATGACACTATTGAGCCTGACGATCGCCGCAATTGTCAAATTCGCCCAAACTCAGTTATAGCGCTTTCTCTTTCCCATTGTGCATTTTCTCAAGAACAGGGACGCCAAATACTTGACGTAGCTCGTTCTCACCTGCTCACTCCCTATGGATTGCGTACTCTTGCTCCTACTGACTCTGAGTATGTAGGTCAATACACGGGTAATCCCCAACAGCGAGATCGCGCATACCACCAAGGTACTGTTTGGAGTTGGCTCATCGGTCCTTTTATTCGTGCTTGGGAACGTTTTTATCCTCAAGAGCCATTACCCTTTGATTGGCAACCTTTGATTAATCACTTTCTGCATGAAGGCTGCATCGGCTCCATCTCTGAAATTTTTGATGGTGATGAACCACATAAACCCAAGGGTGCGATCGCGCAAGCTTGGTCTGTTGCTGAGGTCGTTCGACATATTAAGTTGTAA
- a CDS encoding peptidoglycan DD-metalloendopeptidase family protein → MKRALKKKEKAELENNQSDDVPVEQVNAIHPRLNNHRVPTKAAMIGLAISMGATSLLVTRQSDRAIAAEPVGNQNTASTIPAASDTKVKLAPTTQPQVQAVSSVSLPESPAVVEPTAISQVAELRAKWQGSSKVTPLQPVSLPVVVSNSSQAVEDRSVSLETTTVQQQTIKQEETVQTLSNASGFVGTQAMSAPAQQEAVQTEDPVEPEVNAQLKAQQEFALNQLQQKSDRLRKSLKELRSNQAQEALPVMPAGVPQVTVLEKKPQIESRNTVTEPSETASNVEREKLLSRLRQRLETTKVPTQVPTAAGVNPSVQASATYEVKPGDTLAEIAGNYNTSVSELVKVNNLNNPNQLRINQKLTVPVTENRSTSSSVAIARPRSANATPQSPVVFGNTASTSQESASNSIANSSSVTTPTPAVPNNSTWKNRLAGTTADKSIENNASVPVNTPIVADDSVRKNQVAQGNTNSLVPNNSNVTVPTAVIADSSIKTESTTERSATSATNSETNSSAASSFGVGGDSPVPTVFAEMREAQKSHSSAARKVKDSQRLRSLQAEINKLREKYRAQQSGSVVVPAVSETDSTPVTVSQSNENESAVQIQVPTPNSSSLQFSSPRVNGAISIPVPKPMTGNGNRQPVKPIVGNRRPANEPVNPELLRAPRVATPSRGMNASEVLGTMQGTTVTPQLPPLAAVDRYLPRPIDETLAPPSTSTTGYMWPAKGVLTSGYGPRWGRMHRGIDIANATGTPIHAVAEGVVERAGWNNGGYGYLVDIRHSDGTLTRYGHNSRIMVQPGQPIQQGQQISAMGSTGFSTGPHLHFEVHPSGKGAVNPIAFLPKERL, encoded by the coding sequence TTGAAACGAGCATTGAAGAAGAAAGAAAAGGCTGAGTTGGAAAATAACCAAAGCGATGATGTTCCGGTGGAACAGGTAAACGCAATTCATCCACGCTTAAACAACCACCGGGTGCCGACAAAAGCTGCAATGATTGGTTTGGCAATCTCCATGGGAGCAACCAGCCTTTTGGTAACTCGACAGAGCGATCGAGCTATCGCAGCAGAGCCAGTAGGCAATCAGAACACAGCCTCAACAATTCCAGCGGCTTCTGACACCAAGGTGAAATTGGCTCCCACAACTCAGCCGCAGGTGCAAGCCGTATCATCGGTGAGTCTGCCAGAAAGCCCTGCTGTGGTTGAACCTACAGCAATTTCCCAAGTCGCTGAGCTAAGAGCTAAGTGGCAAGGTTCGTCAAAGGTCACGCCCTTACAGCCAGTGTCTTTGCCAGTGGTAGTTTCCAACTCATCTCAAGCGGTAGAGGATCGGAGCGTTTCTTTGGAAACAACCACCGTTCAACAACAAACCATCAAGCAGGAAGAGACCGTACAAACGCTCTCTAATGCTTCAGGTTTTGTTGGAACTCAAGCTATGTCAGCACCTGCTCAACAAGAAGCAGTGCAGACAGAAGATCCAGTAGAGCCAGAAGTCAATGCTCAACTGAAGGCGCAGCAAGAGTTCGCGCTGAACCAATTACAGCAAAAATCAGACCGTCTAAGAAAAAGTTTAAAGGAGTTGCGGTCAAATCAAGCTCAAGAAGCATTGCCAGTTATGCCCGCAGGGGTGCCACAGGTAACAGTGCTTGAGAAAAAGCCACAAATAGAATCGAGAAACACTGTAACAGAGCCATCAGAGACAGCAAGCAATGTAGAAAGAGAAAAACTCTTATCGAGGTTAAGGCAGAGGTTGGAAACAACTAAGGTACCAACACAAGTACCAACTGCCGCAGGTGTCAATCCATCAGTACAAGCATCTGCAACCTACGAAGTAAAACCTGGAGATACGCTAGCTGAGATTGCTGGCAATTACAACACTTCAGTTTCCGAACTCGTTAAGGTCAATAATCTCAACAATCCAAATCAACTCCGGATTAACCAAAAACTGACAGTTCCTGTCACAGAAAACCGCAGCACTTCGAGTTCAGTAGCGATCGCCCGTCCGCGATCTGCAAACGCGACTCCCCAAAGTCCTGTTGTCTTTGGCAATACTGCGAGTACTTCACAAGAGAGTGCTAGTAACTCAATTGCCAACAGCAGCAGTGTCACGACTCCGACACCAGCTGTTCCAAACAACTCCACTTGGAAAAACAGGCTTGCGGGAACAACTGCTGATAAATCGATTGAGAACAATGCCAGTGTTCCTGTAAACACACCGATTGTGGCTGATGATTCCGTTCGGAAAAATCAAGTTGCACAAGGTAACACCAACAGCTTGGTTCCTAACAATAGCAATGTCACCGTCCCAACAGCAGTCATTGCAGATAGTTCGATTAAGACAGAATCAACAACAGAGCGATCGGCAACTTCTGCTACAAACTCTGAAACAAACTCTTCGGCTGCTTCTTCTTTTGGTGTTGGTGGTGATAGCCCAGTACCAACAGTTTTTGCCGAAATGAGAGAAGCCCAAAAATCTCATTCCTCAGCCGCAAGAAAAGTCAAAGACTCTCAACGTCTTCGTAGTTTACAAGCAGAAATTAACAAACTGCGGGAAAAATACCGTGCTCAGCAATCTGGCAGTGTTGTCGTTCCAGCAGTCTCTGAAACAGATAGTACGCCAGTAACAGTGTCTCAATCCAATGAGAATGAGAGCGCGGTACAAATTCAGGTTCCCACGCCAAACAGTTCGTCGTTACAGTTTTCATCACCTAGAGTGAATGGTGCAATATCCATTCCAGTGCCAAAGCCAATGACTGGTAACGGGAACCGTCAACCCGTTAAACCCATAGTTGGCAATCGCAGACCCGCAAACGAACCTGTTAATCCAGAGTTACTGCGCGCCCCTCGGGTGGCAACTCCTTCAAGAGGGATGAATGCTTCCGAAGTGTTGGGAACCATGCAGGGAACAACCGTTACTCCACAGTTACCACCTTTGGCAGCAGTAGATAGATATCTACCCAGACCGATTGATGAAACTCTAGCCCCTCCATCGACTTCCACCACTGGTTATATGTGGCCAGCCAAGGGTGTCCTTACTTCTGGTTACGGTCCTCGCTGGGGAAGAATGCACCGGGGGATTGACATCGCTAACGCAACTGGTACGCCAATTCATGCCGTCGCTGAAGGTGTTGTTGAAAGGGCTGGTTGGAATAACGGTGGTTACGGCTACTTAGTAGATATTCGCCATTCTGATGGCACCTTGACTCGCTACGGTCACAACAGCCGTATTATGGTGCAACCAGGTCAACCCATCCAACAGGGACAACAAATTTCTGCAATGGGCAGCACCGGTTTTAGCACAGGTCCCCACCTACACTTTGAAGTTCACCCGTCGGGTAAGGGAGCAGTGAATCCCATTGCCTTCCTTCCCAAAGAACGCCTGTAA
- a CDS encoding tRNA (cytidine(34)-2'-O)-methyltransferase codes for MPQVVLVNPLIPPNTGNIARTCAATGTELHLVGPLGFEISDRYLKRAGLDYWPFVKLHYHESLEAFKAVHQLRGGRWLGFSVGGRCNYASFQFQPDDWLLFGSETTGLAPEVKSACDTTLYIPMNEPNVRSLNLSVSVAVGLFEARRQLGYLQ; via the coding sequence ATGCCCCAGGTTGTTTTAGTTAACCCACTGATCCCTCCCAACACGGGGAATATTGCTCGTACTTGTGCGGCTACAGGTACTGAATTGCATTTGGTAGGACCGCTGGGGTTTGAAATCAGCGATCGCTACCTGAAAAGAGCTGGATTGGACTACTGGCCTTTTGTCAAACTCCACTATCATGAATCTCTGGAAGCTTTTAAAGCAGTGCATCAGTTGCGAGGTGGAAGATGGCTGGGCTTTAGCGTTGGTGGGCGTTGTAATTACGCTAGCTTTCAATTTCAACCTGATGACTGGTTGCTATTTGGCAGTGAAACGACTGGGCTAGCACCTGAAGTTAAATCGGCTTGTGATACCACTCTCTACATTCCCATGAACGAACCGAATGTCCGTAGCTTAAATCTTTCGGTGAGTGTAGCCGTAGGTTTATTTGAAGCCCGCCGTCAGCTTGGTTACTTGCAATAG
- the gshA gene encoding glutamate--cysteine ligase, producing MLSKGFEVEMYTGTANGDIVGLSDKIVTSLDGFVREPDNRNVEYTTAPSESYDQLLCALLQPRIKLRNYIKQLGDYTVIPGSSLSLGDSTRFFRSDPTNPYHDYIEQSYGTKVVTASVHINIGISDLELLMRACRIIRVEAPLFLALSASSPFIDGKATGYHSTRWGIFPQTPAYVPLFESHAHHVQWVESQLAAGTMQNVRHLWMSVRPNGDRRPYDLNRLELRICDLVIDPVALLAITAFLEARLLQVIENPQLDPLIQSKFSPEELISLSMANEAAAATTSLDAQLRHWQDGRTLSARDWINEIYQDVWAIAKQHGFACFLSPLQKILREGNEAQQWLQLYALGISPRHIISQAIGAAKEREIELEDKLCSSVI from the coding sequence GTGCTGTCAAAAGGCTTTGAAGTAGAGATGTACACTGGTACAGCCAATGGTGATATCGTCGGTCTCTCCGATAAGATTGTCACATCTTTAGATGGATTTGTACGAGAGCCAGATAACCGCAACGTAGAATACACAACGGCACCATCAGAAAGTTACGACCAGTTGTTGTGTGCTTTACTACAGCCTCGTATAAAGTTGCGAAATTATATCAAGCAATTGGGCGACTATACTGTCATCCCAGGAAGTTCTTTATCCTTAGGTGATAGTACTCGCTTCTTTCGCTCCGATCCAACAAATCCTTATCACGATTACATTGAGCAAAGTTACGGAACAAAAGTCGTTACAGCCAGCGTTCATATCAATATAGGCATTAGCGATTTGGAATTATTAATGCGGGCGTGCCGAATTATTAGGGTGGAAGCGCCCTTGTTCCTTGCTCTTAGTGCTTCATCGCCTTTTATCGATGGAAAAGCAACAGGTTATCACTCCACTCGATGGGGCATTTTTCCACAAACGCCTGCTTATGTGCCTTTGTTTGAAAGCCACGCCCACCACGTTCAATGGGTGGAAAGTCAGTTGGCAGCTGGCACAATGCAAAATGTTCGTCATTTGTGGATGTCAGTTAGACCAAATGGCGATCGCCGTCCATATGATTTAAATCGTCTGGAGTTACGAATTTGCGATCTAGTCATAGATCCAGTCGCCTTGCTTGCCATTACTGCTTTCCTAGAAGCACGGTTGTTACAGGTTATCGAAAACCCTCAGTTAGATCCTTTAATTCAAAGTAAGTTCTCACCTGAGGAACTCATCTCTCTCTCAATGGCAAATGAAGCAGCTGCTGCCACTACCAGTCTTGATGCTCAACTCAGGCATTGGCAAGATGGCAGAACTCTCTCAGCTAGAGATTGGATTAATGAAATCTATCAGGATGTATGGGCGATCGCAAAACAACACGGTTTTGCTTGTTTTCTATCACCGTTACAAAAAATTCTGCGAGAAGGCAATGAAGCCCAACAATGGCTGCAACTCTATGCTTTGGGTATTAGCCCAAGACACATTATTTCCCAAGCGATTGGCGCAGCTAAGGAACGCGAAATTGAATTAGAAGACAAATTGTGTTCTTCTGTCATTTAA